In the Malania oleifera isolate guangnan ecotype guangnan chromosome 1, ASM2987363v1, whole genome shotgun sequence genome, one interval contains:
- the LOC131167377 gene encoding cation/calcium exchanger 2, producing MGASSLFTSEPNRYLVLLNLSFLLLASFFIKTQFQSFTSSSESVHVLRTYNPSSLKDVQGCEAMQNLENYEAKCSFLKSNTNPCVSQGYIDYLRLYYCTFGEWPLLCCSLLFLWLIVLFYLLGNTASEYFCSSLENLSRLLKLSPTIAGVTLLSLGNGASDVFASLVSFMGSGTGNVGLSTVLGGASFISCVVVGVISFSLQSRRVSVNKSDFVRDVCFFLLAIVSLIAMLIVGEISIWVALGYSSIYLVYVFVVYVSHFRSKNANENMSSELGVPILGEIQKVEVKKSSSCGIFYSALAMPLHLPRRLTIPVVSEERWSKPFAITSAALAPLLLSALWVWEGPEKEYVNLSTVMMCGVGIVCGMGFGILAFLTTEGSNPPKKGLFPWLAGGFLMSVTWSYMTAQELVGLLVSFGYIYGISPSILGLTVLAWGNSLGDLITNLTMAVNGGPEGAQMAISGCYAGPIFNILVGLGFSLVGSSWYMYPSSVVIPTDPYLLETMAFMVGALVWALVILPRRNMRLDGVLGAGLLALYFVSLSLRLIQTVGLLQLPIFHQNPNA from the coding sequence ATGGGTGCTTCGTCACTTTTCACGTCTGAACCAAACAGGTACCTCGTTCTCCTGAACCTCTCCTTTCTCTTGCTGGCATCTTTCTTCATTAAAACACAATTCCAATCCTTCACCTCCTCATCAGAATCCGTCCACGTTCTACGCACTTACAACCCTTCCAGTCTGAAAGACGTTCAAGGCTGCGAAGCTATGCAAAATTTGGAAAACTACGAAGCCAAGTGCTCCTTCCTTAAATCCAACACTAACCCATGCGTCTCCCAGGGCTACATTGACTACCTCCGCCTCTACTACTGCACATTCGGCGAATGGCCTCTCCTCTGCTGCTCCCTCCTCTTCCTCTGGCTTATAGTCTTGTTTTATCTCTTGGGAAACACCGCCTCCGAGTACTTCTGTTCTTCCCTCGAAAACCTCTCAAGACTCCTCAAGCTCTCTCCCACCATCGCCGGGGTCACTCTCCTTTCTCTCGGAAATGGCGCCTCCGATGTGTTTGCCAGCCTCGTTTCCTTCATGGGTTCCGGGACCGGCAACGTCGGCCTGAGCACCGTCTTGGGCGGCGCTTCTTTCATCTCCTGCGTCGTCGTCGGCGTTATAAGCTTTTCTTTGCAGTCGCGACGGGTGTCCGTTAACAAGTCCGACTTCGTGAGGGACGTTTGCTTCTTCCTTCTGGCAATTGTTTCGCTAATCGCAATGTTGATCGTCGGCGAGATCAGCATTTGGGTTGCGTTGGGCTATTCCTCCATCTATTTGGTCTATGTGTTCGTTGTTTACGTCTCCCATTTCCGTTCCAAGAATGCGAATGAGAATATGAGTAGCGAACTCGGAGTGCCCATTCTGGGCGAAATTCAGAAAGTAGAAGTCAAGAAAAGCAGTTCATGTGGCATTTTTTACTCTGCACTTGCAATGCCGCTTCACTTGCCGAGGAGATTGACCATTCCCGTGGTTAGTGAAGAGAGGTGGTCAAAGCCATTTGCGATTACATCAGCAGCATTAGCCCCGCTTCTGCTTTCAGCCCTGTGGGTGTGGGAGGGGCCTGAAAAGGAGTATGTGAATCTCAGTACGGTGATGATGTGTGGAGTTGGGATCGTGTGTGGGATGGGGTTTGGGATTCTTGCGTTTTTGACAACAGAGGGGTCTAACCCACCGAAGAAGGGTCTATTTCCCTGGCTCGCAGGAGGGTTCTTGATGAGCGTGACTTGGAGTTACATGACAGCTCAGGAGCTGGTGGGTCTGTTGGTTTCGTTTGGTTATATATATGGGATAAGCCCTTCCATTTTAGGGCTGACTGTCCTTGcttggggaaactcacttggggATTTGATAACAAATTTGACAATGGCAGTGAATGGTGGCCCAGAAGGAGCACAGATGGCTATATCAGGGTGTTATGCTGGACCCATCTTCAACATTCTAGTTGGCCTGGGCTTCTCTCTTGTGGGTTCCTCTTGGTACATGTACCCTTCTTCTGTGGTGATTCCCACAGACCCATATCTCTTGGAGACCATGGCTTTTATGGTGGGTGCGTTGGTTTGGGCTCTTGTGATTCTGCCAAGGAGGAATATGAGGCTTGATGGGGTGCTGGGAGCAGGGCTTTTAGCCCTCTACTTTGTATCTCTTTCTTTGAGACTGATTCAAACTGTTGGGCTTCTCCAACTCCCTATCTTTCACCAAAACCCAAACGCATGA